Part of the Chitinophaga parva genome is shown below.
TTTTTTTACTGAGTAACCCCAAATCAAAAACAAGGGCTAGAACCATCACGATGCCAAAGATCAGATAGGTTAATTGGTTGGGAGTCATGCAGTATATCAATTAAAACGAGTTGCAAAGATAATGGATTAATGTCCACAGATCGCCCTTATGTGCAACCACAGGTTACACCGGCGCATAAAACTATCTCATATGAAAATTATATATACATTAATTAAATGTAAATAGCATTCATACGGTACATGCCGGCAGGATGGCGGCGTGGGCGGTAAATAGGCAGCAGTGCGGTTCTTAGCCGTTTTTCCGTTGGCGGACGTATTGGAAGATCATGGCAAACAGGAGTACCATACCAATGGGTACAGAAAAGCAAATGATCTGCCATTTTGTTTTTTCCGCTTCCACTTTTTTGGGATCCAGCAGGCGTAACACGTGTTCCTTATTGCGTGTTTCCATAATGCCTGCATCATTGGTGGTCAGGTATTCCAGGCCGTTGAGGAAAAATTCCTTGTTGGCAAAAACGTAGTCGGGATTGTAGAGGTTCACGCCCATTTGCAGGGGGCCTTTTTGCTGGGACACGGCATTGGCAATAATGTCCGCATCACTCACCACGATCATTTTATTAATGGTATCTGCCTGCTCCAGGAAAGGCTGGCCGCTCAATTGGGCGAAGGAGTCGGCTTCCGCACGGCTCAGGCGGTGCTGGAACACGGAAGGGAAGCGGCCTTCCAGCAGCACGGCGGCGGGTACACGCTGCTGGCGGAAGTTGCGCGGGTTAGGGCGCAGGCCCAGTTCTGCCCAGCTCAGTTTTACCGGGGCGGTTGCCTTACGGCTATTTTGACCAGTGGTAAGCAGCACGGTTTTTTTGATGCCGGCATCGCCCACTGTATCAATGGAACTTACAAAACGGGTGAGCACTTCATCCATATTTTTCACGATCGGATGCGTGCTGGCAGATTGGAGGAGTGGGAAGAAAGGGAATGGCAGCATGGCCATTTGCGGCTTGCCACCCAGGCTGCCTACCACCTGCGGCAGGCGGTCGCACTGCAGGTCTTCCACCAGGTCGCTGTTGATGCGCACCCCGTAGCGGAACAGGATGTCATCCAGGTTCAGCCCCTGGTCAAACGCCATGTAATTATCCTGCCCGTTAATGCTGTCCACGTGCGCATTCAGCGCATCCACAAACCACATTACCTTACCGCCGTGCATCACGTACTGGTCTATCTTCAACTTGTCTTCATCCGTAAAGCGTTGGGTAGGGCCGGCAAATACGATGGCGTTAAATTCATGTGGAATATGATCATTCAGGTTGAGCGTGATGGTATCCAGGCGGTAATTACTCTGCAGGGTAGAGAGGGCGTCATATACTTCCAGGCCCAGTGATTCACCATTGCCCAGCATGTAGCCCACCAGGGGCCTTTCCGTTTGCTGCAGCTTGCGGATGGCATTGGCAAACTGGTATTCCAGCAAGGATTCAGAAGCGTTGAGGGCCGCCTGTGGATCCTGCCCGCCCTGGGCCTTGAGCAGGTTCACGGAGATGGTGCGGTCCTTGTAATGCAGCATGGCCGCGGGGAAGATAAGTTTTTCCGCGTAGCCCTGGTTGCCTTCCTGCTGCACCTGCAGGTTGTAGGCCATGATGCCTTTTGCGGCCAGGGAATCCTGTAGCACGGCAAAGGCAGAGTCAGAGAGGCCCTGGGCGGGGTTGATGAAATCAAACTGGATATG
Proteins encoded:
- the gldG gene encoding gliding motility-associated ABC transporter substrate-binding protein GldG, with the translated sequence MESTKANKQKKYIQRAITVVAVLIGLNVLAGYFHTRLDLTQEKRFTLSEPTKQLLRRLDGTVSVTVFLKGEYPASFKQLAQTTREMLESFKEYGGPHIQFDFINPAQGLSDSAFAVLQDSLAAKGIMAYNLQVQQEGNQGYAEKLIFPAAMLHYKDRTISVNLLKAQGGQDPQAALNASESLLEYQFANAIRKLQQTERPLVGYMLGNGESLGLEVYDALSTLQSNYRLDTITLNLNDHIPHEFNAIVFAGPTQRFTDEDKLKIDQYVMHGGKVMWFVDALNAHVDSINGQDNYMAFDQGLNLDDILFRYGVRINSDLVEDLQCDRLPQVVGSLGGKPQMAMLPFPFFPLLQSASTHPIVKNMDEVLTRFVSSIDTVGDAGIKKTVLLTTGQNSRKATAPVKLSWAELGLRPNPRNFRQQRVPAAVLLEGRFPSVFQHRLSRAEADSFAQLSGQPFLEQADTINKMIVVSDADIIANAVSQQKGPLQMGVNLYNPDYVFANKEFFLNGLEYLTTNDAGIMETRNKEHVLRLLDPKKVEAEKTKWQIICFSVPIGMVLLFAMIFQYVRQRKNG